A region of Cellulophaga sp. RHA19 DNA encodes the following proteins:
- a CDS encoding 3-ketoacyl-ACP reductase, with translation MENIKGQKALITGGSRGLGKATALALAKEGVAIAITGRNKETLEATVAEIKALGVDATYAVFDVGNQAEVKKGITSIFNEFKSIDILINNAGIAAFGSFNDMEADQWAQIMQTNVMGVYYVTKEVLPHLIEKNSGDIINISSTAGLNGNANTSAYSASKFAVIGMSESLMKEVRKNNIRVNTLTPSTIASDMSIELGIADSDSKDSVLQPEDFAELIVAGLKLPRRAMLKNASLWSTNP, from the coding sequence ATGGAAAATATAAAAGGACAAAAGGCCCTTATTACTGGTGGCAGTAGAGGCCTTGGTAAAGCAACTGCTTTGGCTTTAGCAAAAGAAGGTGTTGCAATTGCAATAACAGGAAGAAATAAAGAAACGCTAGAAGCAACAGTTGCAGAAATTAAGGCTTTAGGTGTAGATGCAACATATGCTGTTTTTGATGTTGGTAACCAAGCTGAAGTAAAAAAAGGAATTACATCTATTTTTAATGAGTTTAAAAGCATAGATATTCTAATAAACAACGCTGGCATTGCTGCTTTTGGATCTTTTAATGATATGGAAGCAGACCAATGGGCTCAAATTATGCAAACCAACGTAATGGGAGTTTACTATGTAACCAAAGAGGTTTTACCACATTTAATAGAAAAAAACTCTGGTGACATTATTAACATTTCTTCTACAGCAGGTTTAAACGGTAATGCAAATACATCTGCATACTCAGCTTCTAAATTTGCCGTAATTGGTATGTCTGAGTCTTTAATGAAAGAAGTTCGTAAAAACAATATTAGAGTAAACACACTTACACCTAGTACAATTGCTTCTGATATGTCTATAGAGCTAGGCATTGCAGACAGTGATTCTAAAGATAGTGTTTTGCAACCAGAAGACTTTGCAGAGCTTATTGTTGCTGGCTTAAAACTACCTAGAAGAGCTATGCTTAAAAACGCATCATTATGGTCTACTAATCCATAA
- a CDS encoding VOC family protein, whose translation MKHAVKNATLLVLNYDDAITFYTKKLNFILVEDVQLGDGKRWVTIQAKNQANFGLVLSLASSELQKATVGKQAGDGVAFFMQTDDALRDYNSFCKNGVEFLQEPIKQPYGTVAIFKDLYGNKWDLIQPTE comes from the coding sequence ATGAAACACGCTGTAAAGAATGCTACTTTATTAGTTCTTAATTATGATGATGCAATAACATTTTACACTAAAAAGTTAAATTTTATTTTGGTTGAAGATGTACAACTTGGTGATGGAAAAAGGTGGGTTACAATACAAGCTAAAAACCAGGCTAATTTTGGTTTGGTACTTTCTCTTGCTAGTTCTGAGCTACAAAAAGCAACTGTTGGCAAGCAAGCTGGTGATGGTGTTGCATTTTTTATGCAGACTGATGACGCCCTAAGAGACTACAACTCTTTTTGTAAAAACGGAGTTGAATTTTTACAAGAACCCATAAAACAACCTTATGGTACAGTTGCCATTTTTAAAGATTTGTATGGCAATAAGTGGGATTTAATTCAGCCTACTGAATAA
- a CDS encoding LysR family transcriptional regulator, with the protein MKNKLHIFKSVAQHASFTKAAEQLFISQPAVSKAIRNLEDDYKCAFFIRKRNSIELTADGKAFLVYVNQILDIYAKIDQQFLYKEKTYPDKISFGASTTIANYILPKVIAKFKIQFPNTSIKIDSENSDEIEELILNQQIDFGITEGKNTNPKLHFNKFIKDEIVLVTNNKNSNHKKGVINLNELKNLPIIEREIGSGTKKIIQQFLQKNNIKKLNTVVTLNSTEAIKNYLYYSNSYALLSINAVTEDLLHNKLKVIDIKDFTIERWFYFVSRTGYQNATMSNFEKYIRSNYNL; encoded by the coding sequence ATGAAAAATAAACTTCACATATTTAAAAGCGTTGCACAACACGCAAGTTTTACTAAAGCAGCAGAACAGTTATTTATATCACAACCAGCAGTTTCTAAAGCAATAAGAAATTTAGAGGACGATTATAAATGTGCCTTTTTTATTAGAAAAAGAAATTCTATAGAGCTTACCGCAGATGGCAAAGCTTTTTTGGTTTACGTAAACCAAATTTTAGATATCTACGCAAAAATAGATCAGCAATTTTTATATAAAGAAAAAACATACCCAGATAAAATTAGTTTTGGAGCAAGTACTACAATTGCAAACTATATTTTACCAAAGGTAATAGCTAAATTTAAAATCCAGTTTCCTAATACAAGTATTAAAATTGATAGTGAAAACTCTGATGAAATTGAAGAGTTAATTTTAAATCAGCAAATAGATTTTGGAATTACAGAAGGCAAAAACACCAATCCAAAACTACATTTTAACAAGTTTATTAAAGATGAAATTGTACTGGTAACCAACAATAAAAATAGCAATCATAAGAAAGGTGTAATTAACTTAAATGAGTTGAAAAACTTACCCATAATAGAACGAGAAATAGGTTCTGGCACAAAAAAAATTATTCAGCAATTTCTACAAAAAAATAACATAAAAAAACTAAATACGGTTGTTACCTTAAATAGTACCGAAGCCATAAAAAACTACCTATACTACTCTAACAGCTACGCCTTACTTTCTATAAATGCAGTTACAGAAGATTTACTACACAATAAATTAAAAGTAATAGATATTAAAGATTTTACCATAGAACGCTGGTTTTACTTTGTTTCTAGAACTGGGTACCAAAATGCTACTATGAGTAACTTTGAAAAATACATTCGCTCTAACTATAACCTTTAG